The Brassica napus cultivar Da-Ae chromosome C7, Da-Ae, whole genome shotgun sequence genome has a segment encoding these proteins:
- the LOC106399945 gene encoding uncharacterized protein LOC106399945: MVVESRDTIEMVNDAFRDKKVKQIVETVKEKINDQLTQDRSTETNHLTQAEINTLVLRETPIIKDHRFGFGTLPEPGQPPSSARFMPNLDQDEQLRIASEKIALAYEKIAMANEKIVTLEE; this comes from the exons ATGGTGGTAGAATCTAGGGATACAATAGAAATGGTAAACGATGCATTTCGTGACAAGAAGGTGAAGCAGATTGTGGAGACTGTCAAAGAGAAGATAAATGATCAGCTAACTCAAGATAGATCAACTGAGACAAACCATCTTACCCAAGCAGAGATCAACACTCTTGTTTTAAGG GAAACTCCTATAATTAAGGATCACCGTTTTGGGTTTGGAACACTACCAGAGCCAGGACAACCACCTTCTTCAGCTAGATTCATGCCTAATTTAGACCAAGATGAGCAATTACGTATTGCAAGCGAGAAGATTGCTTTGGCATATGAGAAGATTGCTATGGCAAATGAGAAGATTGTGACTTTGGAGGAATGA